From Pagrus major chromosome 2, Pma_NU_1.0, one genomic window encodes:
- the tagln gene encoding transgelin isoform X1, with product MATKGVGMANKGPSFGLSRQVQDKIDSKYDPDLEQILVEWISRQCGSGVGRPEAGKAGFQAWLKDGCVLGELINSLSAGDKPVKKIQSSSMAFKQMEQISQFLTAAENYGVTKTDMFQTVDLWEAKDLAAVQRTLSALGSLAVTKDEGTYNGDPNWFFKKAQENKRDFSDDQLKAGKNVIGLQMGSNKGASQEGMSYGRPRQIL from the exons ATGGCAACAAAG GGAGTCGGCATGGCTAACAAAGGTCCATCCTTCGGCCTGAGCCGGCAGGTTCAGGATAAGATCGACAGCAAGTATGACCCTGACCTGGAGCAGATCCTGGTGGAGTGGATCAGCCGTCAGTGTGGCTCAGGCGTGGGAAGGCCAGAGGCCGGCAAAGCGGGATTCCAGGCCTGGCTGAAAGACGGATGT gttttgggtgaactaatcAACAGTCTGTCTGCTGGAGACAAACCTGTGAAGAAGATCCAGAGCTCATCCATGGCCTTCAAACAGATGGAGCAAATCTCCCAGTTCCTCACTGCTGCCGAGAACTATGGTGTCACCAAGACTGACATGTTCCAAACTGTGGACCTATGGGAAG CTAAGGACCTGGCGGCGGTGCAGAGGACCCTGTCAGCTCTGGGTAGCTTGGCCGTCACCAAGGATGAAGGCACATACAATGGAGACCCTAACTGGTTCTTCAA GAAAGCACAGGAGAACAAGCGAGACTTCAGCGATGACCAGCTGAAGGCGGGCAAGAACGTGATTGGCCTACAGATGGGGTCCAATAAGGGAGCCAGTCAGGAGGGCATGAGCTATGGAAGACCCCGACAGATCCTGTAA
- the tagln gene encoding transgelin isoform X2, whose protein sequence is MANKGPSFGLSRQVQDKIDSKYDPDLEQILVEWISRQCGSGVGRPEAGKAGFQAWLKDGCVLGELINSLSAGDKPVKKIQSSSMAFKQMEQISQFLTAAENYGVTKTDMFQTVDLWEAKDLAAVQRTLSALGSLAVTKDEGTYNGDPNWFFKKAQENKRDFSDDQLKAGKNVIGLQMGSNKGASQEGMSYGRPRQIL, encoded by the exons ATGGCTAACAAAGGTCCATCCTTCGGCCTGAGCCGGCAGGTTCAGGATAAGATCGACAGCAAGTATGACCCTGACCTGGAGCAGATCCTGGTGGAGTGGATCAGCCGTCAGTGTGGCTCAGGCGTGGGAAGGCCAGAGGCCGGCAAAGCGGGATTCCAGGCCTGGCTGAAAGACGGATGT gttttgggtgaactaatcAACAGTCTGTCTGCTGGAGACAAACCTGTGAAGAAGATCCAGAGCTCATCCATGGCCTTCAAACAGATGGAGCAAATCTCCCAGTTCCTCACTGCTGCCGAGAACTATGGTGTCACCAAGACTGACATGTTCCAAACTGTGGACCTATGGGAAG CTAAGGACCTGGCGGCGGTGCAGAGGACCCTGTCAGCTCTGGGTAGCTTGGCCGTCACCAAGGATGAAGGCACATACAATGGAGACCCTAACTGGTTCTTCAA GAAAGCACAGGAGAACAAGCGAGACTTCAGCGATGACCAGCTGAAGGCGGGCAAGAACGTGATTGGCCTACAGATGGGGTCCAATAAGGGAGCCAGTCAGGAGGGCATGAGCTATGGAAGACCCCGACAGATCCTGTAA